ATTAAAATTTAACTACTTCTTTTCAGCAACTATAATTCCAATTAATATTAAAAGTACTCCTAACCATTGTACGAGTAGTACAGATTCTTGTAATACAATTACAGCAACAATAATTGCTGCTGGCAGCTCAATTGCTCCTAACATCGCAGACAAAGATCCACCAATTTTAGGAATTCCTAAGTTAAAACTAATTGTAGGAATCACTACACCTAAAATAGCTGCAAATAATCCCCAAAAAAGAAAAGTATTTAGCTCTCCTTGGATATATGTCTGATTAGGAAATAAAATCATCATTACAATGATACTAGGTGGAAGAGACGCTGTAATCATTATAGCTGATTTTAGTACAGAATCTATGTTTGTTGCAACTCTCCCTGTAAACGTTATAAATAAACTATATGTAATTGCAGATAAAAACCCGTAGATAAACCCTCTGATGCTCATTTGTTGAAGGTCTTCAATGGACAATCCTACAGCTAAAATGGTTCCAAACATGACTACAACAACCGCTAGCATCTGATACATCGAGGGTAATCTTTTATGTAATACAGATTCAATAATGATTGAAATCCATATAAACTGAAACAACAATACAATGGAAAGAGATGCATCTAAGTCCCTTAAAGAAGCATTGATAAAAATGGAAGTAAGTGAAATTCCAATAAAACCTAACAAGGTTAATCTAAACCAAGGAGTCTTCATTGGATTCTGCCACGCACTTCTCCTAAACCCAATAATAATCCATAATATCATCATACCAAAAAATAACTGCCCTGTGGTGATTTGAAGCTCATTTAATCCAGATTCATATGCAAGTTTAATAATGGACGACAATATCCCATAACTTGAAGCTCCAACTAACACAAGAATAATAGCTACCCAACGATGCATTTCTTTCAATTTAATAACCTCCAAGATACAAAAAGCCGGAAAGTCCATTAAGACCTCCGACTTTGTATACGGATAAATATTGTTAGCCTTTTGTACTCGTTTTATAGTTGAAAATAAATAATGTTCATTTATCCAGTATTTCGAAGCCCAGCAGCAATTCCATTTATCGTTAGTAGAACCTCACGTAATAAATCAGCGTTATCATCATTTTCTTCACGTAATGTTCTAAGTTCAGACAAAAGCTCCACTTGCAAATAACTTAACGGATCTACGTATGGATTTCTTAAACGAATAGATTCCTGAATAACTGGAACATTATCTAAAATCTCTTTTTGTTTCGTTATATCTAAGATAAGCTTACTGGTCAAAATATATTCATCCTCTATGGATTTGAAAATACGATTTTTAATCGTAGAATCTTTAATCATATTGGAATACTGCTTTGCAATTAATAAATCTGACTTAGCAAGAGCCATTTGTAGATTATCTATCATGGATCTGAAAAATGACCAATTCTCATACATATTTTGAAGTGTTTTTAAATTCTCTTCTTTGTCCTTTATATAGGATTGTAATCCTGTCCCTGCAGCATACCATGCAGGTAATAAATATCTACTCTGTGTCCAAGAAAATACCCAAGGAATCGCTCTTAAATCTTCAAATTTATCACTATTTTTACGTTTAGAAGGTCTAGAACCTATATTTAATTCCCCAAACTCGGTTAATGGTGTAGATTCTTTAAAAAAGGTTACAAAATCTGGATCACGGAAAATAAGATCTTGATATTTCTTTAGAGCTGACTCTGAAATACCCTGAACAATTTCTTCCCAATTAGGATCATCTTTTAATTCCTGTTTTCGTTTAGATAACAAACCAGCTTTAATTAATGAAGAAGTTGCTTGTTCTAAGCTTCTGTATGCTATGCCCTTTAAGGAATAACGAGAAGAAAGTACTTCTCCTTGTTCTGTAATTTTGATCCCACCACCTAAAGTACCTGGTGGTTGTGCTAAAATACTGCGATTCAAAGGCATGCCACCTCTACCTAGAGCGCCACCTCTGCCATGGAAAAACTTTAATTTAATACCGTACTTGCTTGCGGTTTCTGTAATATCCCTCATAGCAATTCTTAATTCCCAGTTGGCTGTAATGGCTCCACCGTCTTTATTGCTATCTGAATATCCCAGCATAATCTCTTGAAGATCATTTACTTCCTTTAAACTTTTCCTATAGATAGGTATGTTAAACAGCCGATCTATAATTTGTGATGCTGCATGAAGATCATCTATCGTTTCAAAAAGTGGTACTGGTTGAATAGATAATCCATTTGGTTCAAGACGATGTAATCCATACTCTTTAGCTAATATCGTAACTTCCAATAGATCACTAACACCCTGTGTCATACTAATAAGGTAACTCTTAATGCAATCTTGACCGAATTCTTTCTGGGCGTTGTAAATCGTTTTGAAAACATCTAAACATTCCTTTGTGCTTTCAGAATAATTTAGATTTACTGTCGTTAATGGTCTTGGATCATTTAATAAGTCTGTTAATAAATGAATCTTATCATCTTCATTCAATGCCGAGTAGTTTTCTTCAATCCCTGTTTTTGAAAGAATTTCTGATATAGCAAATTCATGCTCCTTACTATGCTGGCGAATATCCAAGGAAGCGACATGAAAACCGAAAAGTTCAACTTGCCTGATTACCTTCTTGACATATTTGTTTGCTGCATAATCTGCAAAATGACCTCTTAAACTACAATCAATCAATTTCAAATCATTTACAAACTCTTCAGGAGAATTGTATCTTTCTTTTTCATTTGATACAGAAGCCTCTGTATTATTAATTTTTTGAAGCATATATGAAAGTTTGATTCTATATGGTTCCTTTATATTTCTCCACTGATCAGCAATTGGGACTTCAACATTTATTCTATCTTCTTCAATTGATGTTAAAAGTTCATCAGATACTTTTATTATACTAGTACTGAAACTTAGATGATCTTTAAGGTCTTTTAGGATTTGCCTATATTTCTTCAATGCTAAACGTCTCTGCATGACAAGTGTTTGCCATGTTGTTTTAGCTGTTACAGAAGGATTACCATCACGATCTCCGCCTATCCAAGACCCAAATCGTAAAAATGTTGGTACATGCCAGTCTTGTTCTGGGTAATATTTTTTTAAACTATGCTCTAACTCCTGATATACATTAGGTAAAACATCGAATAATGTTTCGTCAAAATAATAGAGTCCGTTACGAACTTCATCTATGACTGTAGGTTTACGATCACGAAGTTCGTCCGTTTGCCACAAAGTTAATACTTCATTATGAAGTTTATCCTTTAATAATTCACGCTCTTTATAAGTTAAAGTAGGATTATCTAATTCCATCATCTCTTCAGCAATTCTGTGATGAATATCTAAAACCGCTCTTCTTGTTGCTTCCGTTGGATGAGCCGTCATCACTAATTCTAATGTTGCCCCACTTAAAATTTCCATTACATCATCACTAGATACATTACATTCTTTAAATTCGATAATAATACTTTCAATAGAACCAGGTTGAATAATATCACCTGTTGACCGTTCGTACTCTCTTTTTCTACGAACTCGATGATTTTGCTCTGCAATATTAACAAGGTGAAAATAAATTGCAAATGCCCTTATAACATTATGACGCTTATCCTTTTCTAATGTCTCAATCTTAGTTTTAAAAGTTTCCAGTAACTCTTGTATGAAATTAGCACGTAAAGATTTACTCATTTCTCTGATTTCTTCTACGACATCAAGTAATTCTTTACCTCCCTGATGAACCAAAACCTCACCTAGAATATTGCCTAAAAAACGAACATCTCTACGTAACGGATCTGTTTTATTCGTATCTACAGTAGTTTCAACCAACTCTCACACCTCATCCTCATTAAAATGATATAAATATATGATACTAAAAAAAGGATCAAAAATCTCTAATTTAACAAAAATAATGAATTTCCATTAATTGAAATTAATAATTATGTACTATAGATTCATTTATACCTGTATAAATATACAATTATGGGAAGGTTCAGATTTTAATTCAACAAATCATCTATATTCACTAGTGATATACTGTGTTAGGGGAGTATACAAATTGCACTACTATAATTCAATTTATATTAATTCAGATCTGAAAATCTAAATTAATATGATATTAAAAAAAAAGACCCTATAGGTCATTATAATAAGATGGAGCGGGTGATGGGAATCGAACCCACGCGACCAGCTTGGAAGGCTGGAGTTCTACCATTGAACTACACCCGCATATTAAATTTAAAGTGGTCGGGACGACACGATTTGAACATGCGACCCCTTGGTCCCAAACCAAGTGCTCTACCAAGCTGAGCTACGTCCCGATGTAATATAGTTGAAATGGCACGCCCTGAGAGATACAGTTCCTGACCGCGATGTTTCTGCTTTCGAAGCTTATGCTCCGACGAACTCTAACGTTCAAATTATCTCTAGCGTTTAGTATTTCAATGATGTTTCAAAATGGCACGCCCTGAGAGATTCGAACTCCCGACCTTTTGATTCGTAGTCAAACGCTCTATCCAGCTGAGCTAAGGGCGTATGGAGCGGACGACGAGATTCGAACTCGCGACCCTCGCCTTGGCAAGGCGATGCTCTACCACTGAGCCACGTCCGCAAATGGTGCGCGTGAAGGGAGTCGAACCCCCACGTCGTAAGACGCTAGATCCTAAGTCTAGTGCGTCTGCCAATTCCGCCACACGCGCATAAATAAAATGGTGAGCCATGAAGGATTCGAACCTTCGACACCCTGATTAAAAGTCAGGTGCTCTACCGACTGAGCTAATGGCTCTCATAATGGCTGGGGATACAGGATTCGAACCTGTGCATGACGGAGTCAAAGTCCGTTGCCTTACCGCTTGGCTAATCCCCATCAATTTGGGTTGTAACAGTGCCGTCGAGAGGACTTGAACCCCCAACCTACTGATTACAAGTCAGTTGCTCTACCAGTTGAGCTACAACGGCAAGCTATTGATGGTGGACGCTGACGGGATCGAACCGCCGACCCTCTGCTTGTAAGGCAGATGCTCTCCCAGCTGAGCTAAGCGTCCATATTGTTGATAGAGTATAAGGAATAAGCCAAGGATCCCTGCAAAGATATTGTTGTCCGAACGGAAGCTCCGACGAACCCTGGGATTCATTATCCCTTGATGCTTTTACTTTAGATGGTGACCCGTACGGGATACTCTTCATTTCATTACGAGACTACGATGCAATCACATATGAAGATTATGCTCCGACGAACCCTGGGATTCATTATCCCTTGATGATTTTCTTTAGATGGTGACCCGTACGGGATTCGAACCCGTGTTACCGCCGTGAAAGGGCGGTGTCTTAACCGCTTGACCAACGGGCCACATTAATATGATAAGCTCCCAACCGGATTCGAACCGGTGACCTCTTCCTTACCATGGAAGCACTCTACCTACTGAGCTATGGGAGCATATGGCTCCCCGAACAGGACTCGAACCTGTGACAACTCGGTTAACAGCCGAGTGCTCTACCAACTGAGCTATCAGGGACCATTACATACAGTAAATAGAGAATTAAAGCTTGGCAACGTCCTACTCTCCCAGGACCTTGCGGTCCAAGTACCATCGGCGCTGGAGGGCTTAACGGTCGTGTTCGGTATGGGAACGCGTGGTACCCCTCCGCCATCATCACCAAACATTTAAGGATATTTATTTATATTCCCTAAAAACTAGATGCGAAACAAAGATAAGCTTGGAATCTTTATTTTGAATGTATTTGGATAAGCCCTCGACCGATTAGTATTCGTCAGCTCCATGCATTGCTGCACTTCCACCCCGAACCTATCAACCTCGTCGTCTTCAAGGGGTCTTACTAAATTGGGAAATCTCATCTTGAGGGGGGCTTCACGCTTAGATGCTTTCAGCGCTTATCCCTTCCGTACTTGGCTACCCAGCTATGCTTCTGGCGAAACAACTGGTACACCAGCGGTACGTCCATCCCGGTCCTCTCGTACTAAGGACAGCTCCTCTCAAATTTCCTACGCCCACGACAGATAGGGACCGAACTGTCTCACGACGTTCTGAACCCAGCTCGCGTACCGCTTTAATGGGCGAACAGCCCAACCCTTGGGACCTACTTCAGCCCCAGGATGCGATGAGCCGACATCGAGGTGCCAAACCTCCCCGTCGATGTGGACTCTTGGGGGAGATAAGCCTGTTATCCCCAGGGTAGCTTTTATCCGTTGAGCGATGGCCCTTCCATTCGGTACCACCGGATCACTAAGCCCGACTTTCGTCCCTGCTCGACCTGTACGTCTTGCAGTCAAGCTCCCTTATGCCTTTGCACTCTTCGAATGATTTCCAACCATTCTGAGGGAACCTTAGGGCGCCTCCGTTACGCTTTAGGAGGCGACCGCCCCAGTCAAACTACCCGCCTGACACGGTCCCCGACCCTGATTCAAGGGCCTAGGTTAGAACTCGAATACGATCAGGGTGGTATCCCAAGGGCGCCTCCACCGATGCTTGCGCACCAGCTTCCAAGGCTCCCACCTATCCTGTACAAATCGTACCCCAGTTCAATATCAGGTTGTAGTAAAGCTCCATGGGGTCTTTCCGTCTTGTCGCGGGTAACCAGCATCTTCACTGGTATTAAAATTTCACCGGATCTCTCGTTGAGACAGCGCCCAAATCGTTACGCCATTCGTGCGGGTCAGAATTTACCTGACAAGGAATTTCGCTACCTTAGGACCGTTATAGTTACGGCCGCCGTTTACTGGGGCTTCGGTTCATAGCTTCGCCTAAAACGGCTAACCATTCCCCTTAACCTTCCAGCACCGGGCAGGCGTCAGCCCGTATACTTCGCCTTACGGCTTCGCACAGACCTGTGTTTTTGCTAAACAGTCGCTTGGGCCTTTTCACTGCGGCTCCCTCGGGCTATACACCCTAACGGAGCACCCCTTCTCCCGAAGTTACGGGGTCATTTTGCCGAGTTCCTTAACGAGAGTTCTTCCGCGCGCCTTAGAATTCTCTTCTCGCCTACCTGTGTCGGTTTGCGGTACGGGCACCTTCACCTGGCTAGAGGCTTTTCTTGGCAGCATGAGTGCGAGTTCTTCGGTACTACAATTTTCCCTCCTCATCACAGCTCAGCCTTATCAGTGTGCGGATTTGCCTACACACCAGCCTTACTGCTTGAACAGACTTATCCATCAGTCTGCAACTGTTCCCTTCTGCGTCACCCCAATTGCTCATAACGGTTTACGGTGGTACAGGAATTTCAACCTGTTGTCCTTCGATTACGCCTTTCGGCCTCACCTTAGGTCCCGACTTACCCTGAGCGGACGAGCCTTCCTCAGGAAACCTTGGGCTTTCGGCGGACAAGATTCTCACTTGTCTTTTCGTTACTTATACCGGCATTCTCACTTGTGTACAGTCCAGCACTCCTTACGGTATACCTTCAATCCATACACAACGCTCCCCTACCCCTGATACCATTGTATCAAGCCATAGCTTCGGTGGTGTGTTTAGCCCCGTTACATTTTCGGCGCAGAGTCACTCGACCAGTGAGCTATTACGCACTCTTTCAATGGTGGCTGCTTCTAAGCCAACATCCTGGTTGTCTGTGCAACTCCACATCCTTTCCCACTTAACACACACTTGGGGACCTTAGCTGATGGTCTGGGCTGTTTCCCTTTTGACGATGGATCTTAGCACTCACCGTCTGACTCCTGGGGTTTAAAGTCTATGGCATTCGGAGTTTGACTGAGCTTGGTAACCCTTGACGGGCCCCGCACCCAATCAGTGCTCTACCTCCACGACTCACCCCCAAGGCTAGCCCTAAAGCTATTTCGGGGAGAACCAGCTATTTCCGAGTTCGATTGGAATTTCTCCGCTACCCCCACCTCATCCCCTCATTTTTCAACATAAGTGGGTTCGGGCCTCCAGTGAGTGTTACCTCACCTTCACCCTGGACAGGGGTAGATCACACGGTTTCGGGTCTACGTCAACATACTCATACCGCCCTATTCAGACTCGCTTTCGCTGCGGCTCCAGCTCTTCACTTTAACCTTGCATGCTAACGTAACTCGCCGGTTCATTCTACAAAAGGCACGCCATCACCCATTAAACGGGCTCTGACTTCTTGTAAGCACACGGTTTCAGGTTCTATTTCACTCCCCTCCCGGGGTCCTTTTCACCTTTCCCTCACGGTACTGCTTCACTATCGGTCGCTAGGGAGTATTTAGCCTTGGCAGATGGTCCTGCCAGATTCATACGGGGTTTCACGTGCCCCGCACTACTCGGGATCCACTCCGGAGAGAATGATTTTTTAGTTACAGGACTTTTACCCTCTTTGGTTCGCCTTTCCAGACGCTTCACCTAAATCATTCCTTTGTAACTCCATGTGGAGTGTCCCACAACCCCAACAGGCAAGCCTGTTGGTTTGGGCTAATCCGCGTTCGCTCGCCGCTACTGACGGAATCACTTTTGTTTTCTCTTCCTCAGGGTACTTAGATGTTTCAGTTCCCCTGGTCTGCCTCCGCTAGACCTATGTATTCAGTCTAGGGTACGTACCTATTACAGTACGTGGGTTCCCCCATTCGGACATCCCCGGATCGAGGTCTGCTTACGACTCCCCGAGGCATTTCGTTGTTCGCCACGTCCTTCTTCGGCTCCTAGCGCCTAGGCATCCTCCGTGTGCTCTTAATAGCTTAACCATTAAGTTCGATGTTTTATATGATCACTCATAATTGAGAA
The window above is part of the Chengkuizengella sp. SCS-71B genome. Proteins encoded here:
- a CDS encoding DMT family transporter; translated protein: MHRWVAIILVLVGASSYGILSSIIKLAYESGLNELQITTGQLFFGMMILWIIIGFRRSAWQNPMKTPWFRLTLLGFIGISLTSIFINASLRDLDASLSIVLLFQFIWISIIIESVLHKRLPSMYQMLAVVVVMFGTILAVGLSIEDLQQMSIRGFIYGFLSAITYSLFITFTGRVATNIDSVLKSAIMITASLPPSIIVMMILFPNQTYIQGELNTFLFWGLFAAILGVVIPTISFNLGIPKIGGSLSAMLGAIELPAAIIVAVIVLQESVLLVQWLGVLLILIGIIVAEKK
- the ppc gene encoding phosphoenolpyruvate carboxylase — protein: MVETTVDTNKTDPLRRDVRFLGNILGEVLVHQGGKELLDVVEEIREMSKSLRANFIQELLETFKTKIETLEKDKRHNVIRAFAIYFHLVNIAEQNHRVRRKREYERSTGDIIQPGSIESIIIEFKECNVSSDDVMEILSGATLELVMTAHPTEATRRAVLDIHHRIAEEMMELDNPTLTYKERELLKDKLHNEVLTLWQTDELRDRKPTVIDEVRNGLYYFDETLFDVLPNVYQELEHSLKKYYPEQDWHVPTFLRFGSWIGGDRDGNPSVTAKTTWQTLVMQRRLALKKYRQILKDLKDHLSFSTSIIKVSDELLTSIEEDRINVEVPIADQWRNIKEPYRIKLSYMLQKINNTEASVSNEKERYNSPEEFVNDLKLIDCSLRGHFADYAANKYVKKVIRQVELFGFHVASLDIRQHSKEHEFAISEILSKTGIEENYSALNEDDKIHLLTDLLNDPRPLTTVNLNYSESTKECLDVFKTIYNAQKEFGQDCIKSYLISMTQGVSDLLEVTILAKEYGLHRLEPNGLSIQPVPLFETIDDLHAASQIIDRLFNIPIYRKSLKEVNDLQEIMLGYSDSNKDGGAITANWELRIAMRDITETASKYGIKLKFFHGRGGALGRGGMPLNRSILAQPPGTLGGGIKITEQGEVLSSRYSLKGIAYRSLEQATSSLIKAGLLSKRKQELKDDPNWEEIVQGISESALKKYQDLIFRDPDFVTFFKESTPLTEFGELNIGSRPSKRKNSDKFEDLRAIPWVFSWTQSRYLLPAWYAAGTGLQSYIKDKEENLKTLQNMYENWSFFRSMIDNLQMALAKSDLLIAKQYSNMIKDSTIKNRIFKSIEDEYILTSKLILDITKQKEILDNVPVIQESIRLRNPYVDPLSYLQVELLSELRTLREENDDNADLLREVLLTINGIAAGLRNTG